A genome region from Actinopolymorpha sp. NPDC004070 includes the following:
- a CDS encoding ADP-ribosylglycohydrolase family protein has protein sequence MHDAIDLRDLAEWELRQLRETGFDVDEEERRLAELADGSAAELGALLDDLAKKEATGDRSGWSYVEPTDWTELAATLTQPAPAAPPTGEDLANRIHGAWLGRVAGNMLGKPVESGDHWTPEHLRSYLELAGAWPLDDYIPLMDPVPEGYRILPNASQTTRGNVHGSSRDDDVDYTVLGLHLLEHHGTDLTPQHVADAWRLLLPLHQTYTAERVAYRNLALGLRAPATAVYRNPYREWIGAQIRGDAFGYVFPGDPASAARLAYQDAILSHVANGVYGEMWAAAVVAAAFTAGSVREALEVSCGVVPPASRLAEALRDVLDMHSRGLTWEAARAEIGQRYGHYGWVHTINNAAVVAAGLLWGDGDFTRTIALTVLGGWDTDSNGATAGSVAGALVGAGAIPRHWVDPLEDRLRSALFGFDGSRISDLAARTTRLAERFRAR, from the coding sequence ATGCATGACGCGATCGACCTGCGCGACCTCGCCGAGTGGGAGCTCCGCCAACTTCGCGAGACCGGGTTCGACGTGGACGAGGAGGAGCGCCGGCTGGCCGAGCTCGCCGACGGCAGTGCGGCCGAACTCGGTGCGTTGCTGGACGACCTGGCGAAGAAGGAGGCCACCGGCGACCGATCCGGGTGGTCCTACGTCGAGCCCACCGACTGGACCGAGCTGGCCGCCACCCTCACCCAGCCGGCGCCGGCCGCGCCGCCCACCGGTGAGGACCTCGCCAACCGCATCCACGGCGCGTGGCTGGGACGGGTCGCCGGCAACATGCTGGGCAAGCCGGTCGAGTCCGGCGACCACTGGACGCCCGAGCACCTGCGCTCCTACCTCGAGCTCGCCGGCGCCTGGCCGCTGGACGACTACATCCCGCTGATGGATCCGGTGCCCGAGGGATACCGGATCCTGCCGAACGCCTCCCAGACGACACGCGGCAACGTGCACGGCAGCTCACGCGACGACGACGTGGACTACACGGTCCTCGGCCTGCATCTTCTCGAACACCATGGAACCGATCTCACACCCCAGCACGTGGCGGACGCGTGGCGCCTTCTGCTGCCGCTGCACCAGACCTACACCGCAGAACGCGTCGCCTACCGCAACCTCGCGCTCGGCCTGCGCGCACCGGCCACGGCCGTCTACCGCAACCCGTACCGTGAGTGGATCGGGGCGCAGATCCGCGGCGACGCGTTCGGCTACGTGTTCCCTGGCGACCCCGCGTCGGCGGCCCGGCTCGCCTACCAGGACGCGATTCTGTCCCACGTCGCCAACGGCGTCTACGGCGAGATGTGGGCGGCCGCGGTGGTGGCCGCGGCGTTCACCGCGGGTTCGGTACGGGAGGCGCTCGAGGTCTCCTGTGGTGTGGTGCCGCCCGCGTCGCGGCTCGCCGAGGCGCTGCGCGACGTGCTGGACATGCACTCCCGCGGCCTGACCTGGGAGGCCGCCCGCGCCGAGATCGGGCAGAGGTACGGCCACTACGGCTGGGTGCACACGATCAACAACGCCGCCGTGGTCGCGGCCGGGCTGCTGTGGGGTGACGGAGACTTCACGCGGACGATCGCGTTGACCGTGCTCGGCGGCTGGGACACCGACTCCAACGGCGCGACCGCCGGTTCGGTGGCCGGTGCCCTGGTGGGGGCCGGCGCGATCCCGCGGCACTGGGTCGACCCGCTGGAGGACCGGCTGCGCAGTGCGCTGTTCGGCTTCGACGGCTCCCGGATCTCCGACCTCGCCGCCCGTACGACCAGGCTGGCCGAACGCTTCCGCGCGCGCTGA